A genomic window from Lotus japonicus ecotype B-129 chromosome 1, LjGifu_v1.2 includes:
- the LOC130731620 gene encoding uncharacterized protein LOC130731620: MVHILFLIFCLVASNISHRVEGMRPAEENLELERQLKHINKPPIVTINTTLGYIVDCVDIKKQPAFDHPLLKNHKLQLKPSFQNIMGKADEKNSSAKLIGFGLEKNQCPVGTVPIRRTTKEDLIRGKSLFNYPILTTGQPGTHIAEVTYGPFGFKRFYGASGSGSLWNPKVNHDQTSNSHMWVQNGQGDGTNKITVGWHVSPKLYGDYETHIYTTWTSDNFKRTGCYNLQCPGFVQIDRQLHVGIATKTSTYGGDTEELDFSLSQDPSTQNWWVTIEHKNIGYFPAALFTNMKWVDRVGWGGTTTTPAGTPSPPMGSGHFPDRIYEHTCYFRYMSYKDESRKDYGPEENVAKSFSDKPNCFGVDYYGNKGSQVGFSVQFGGPGGLCGN; the protein is encoded by the exons ATGGTCCACATATTGTTTTTGATCTTCTGCCTGGTGGCTAGCAATATTAGCCACAGAGTTGAGGGCATGCGTCCAGCAGAAGAAAATTTGGAGTTGGAAAGACAACTAAAACATATTAATAAGCCTCCTATTGTGACTATTAAT ACAACTTTGGGGTACATTGTTGATTGCGTTGATATTAAGAAGCAACCCGCCTTTGACCACCCTTTACTAAAGAATCATAAGTTACAG CTTAAGCCAAGCTTTCAAAATATAATGGGAAAAGCTGATGAGAAAAATTCAAGCGCTAAACTTATTGGATTTGGGCTTGAGAAAAATCAATGTCCAGTTGGAACTGTTCCTATTCGGAGGACAACAAAAGAAGATCTCATACGAGGAAAATCACTATTTAACTATCCCATTTTGACAACAGGCCAACCAGGCACTCAT ATTGCCGAAGTAACTTATGGACCATTCGGATTTAAACGTTTTTATGGAGCTAGTGGATCTGGTAGCCTTTGGAATCCAAAAGTTAACCATGATCAAACAAGCAACTCTCATATGTGGGTTCAAAATGGACAGGGAGATGGTACTAATAAAATCACTGTTGGGTGGCAT GTGTCTCCAAAATTATACGGTGATTATGAAACTCACATTTATACAACATGGACG TCTGACAATTTCAAGAGGACTGGATGCTACAATCTTCAATGTCCAGGTTTCGTTCAGATAGACAGACAACTTCATGTTGGTATAGCGACTAAAACATCTACCTACGGTGGAGATACCGAAGAGCTCGACTTTTCTCTTTCACAG GACCCAAGCACACAAAATTGGTGGGTGACCATCGAACATAAGAACATTGGATATTTTCCAGCAGCTTTATTTACCAACATGAAGTGGGTTGATAGAGTAGGATGGGGTGGGACAACCACAACTCCTGCGGGTACTCCTAGTCCTCCAATGGGATCTGGGCATTTTCCTGACCGTATCTATGAACATACATGTTATTTTCGATATATGTCATATAAGGATGAATCAAGAAAGGATTATGGACCTGAAGAAAATGTGGCAAAGTCATTCTCAGACAAACCTAATTGCTTTGGTGTTGATTACTACGGGAATAAAGGATCACAAGTTGGATTTTCCGTCCAATTTGGAGGACCTGGTGGTTTATGTGGCAATTGA